A stretch of Episyrphus balteatus chromosome 2, idEpiBalt1.1, whole genome shotgun sequence DNA encodes these proteins:
- the LOC129911352 gene encoding uncharacterized protein LOC129911352 isoform X1 — translation MYALQAKKTVKYQITQTFYKKLLRRKQCPISIAEIKELVIKSSDVCLNPEDEKDLFIFFQFKQLINKFDPDDAYLLLIKKKNKHDQAGESSIGARAGSATTPHVNSVNHTMVSRPSQSKRIVG, via the exons ATGTACGCCCTACAGGCTAAGAAGACGGTAAAATATCAAATAACacaaacattttacaaaaaattgttacgACGAAAACAGTGCCCAATTTCAATTGCAGAAATTAAGGAATTGGTCATAAAATCAAGTGATGTCTGTTTAAATCCAGAAGATGAGAAAGatttatttatat TTTTTCAGTTTAAACAACTTATAAATAAGTTTGATCCAGATGATGCATATCTGCTcttgataaagaaaaaaaataaacatgatcAAGCTGGTGAGAGTAGTATAGGAGCAAGAGCGGGCAGTGCGACAACGCCACATGTAAATAGTGTTAATCATACGATGGTTTCAAGACCATCCCAAAGCAAG
- the LOC129911352 gene encoding uncharacterized protein LOC129911352 isoform X2 produces the protein MYALQAKKTCPISIAEIKELVIKSSDVCLNPEDEKDLFIFFQFKQLINKFDPDDAYLLLIKKKNKHDQAGESSIGARAGSATTPHVNSVNHTMVSRPSQSKRIVG, from the exons ATGTACGCCCTACAGGCTAAGAAGACG TGCCCAATTTCAATTGCAGAAATTAAGGAATTGGTCATAAAATCAAGTGATGTCTGTTTAAATCCAGAAGATGAGAAAGatttatttatat TTTTTCAGTTTAAACAACTTATAAATAAGTTTGATCCAGATGATGCATATCTGCTcttgataaagaaaaaaaataaacatgatcAAGCTGGTGAGAGTAGTATAGGAGCAAGAGCGGGCAGTGCGACAACGCCACATGTAAATAGTGTTAATCATACGATGGTTTCAAGACCATCCCAAAGCAAG